From one Pseudanabaena sp. FACHB-2040 genomic stretch:
- a CDS encoding GNAT family N-acetyltransferase, whose protein sequence is MIFVEIVDYQAEKEVIHSIRYDVFVQEQQVPADIEIDRWDPLSIHVLARQAGQAVGTGRLLPDGHIGRVAVRRPWRHQGIGRLLMEQLLQTAREEGHPQVVLSAQCHAINFYQKLGFQEEGKVYLEAGIKHIKMVKPLRVPAKLTYVAQPPETCSAQWRNRILAATYNGA, encoded by the coding sequence ATGATTTTTGTTGAAATTGTCGATTATCAGGCTGAAAAAGAAGTTATTCACAGCATCCGCTATGACGTTTTTGTCCAGGAACAGCAGGTTCCTGCCGACATCGAAATCGACAGGTGGGATCCTCTATCTATCCATGTGTTGGCGCGACAAGCAGGGCAGGCAGTTGGCACAGGTCGGCTGTTGCCTGATGGTCACATTGGGCGGGTAGCTGTTCGACGTCCTTGGCGGCACCAAGGTATTGGTCGCCTGCTCATGGAGCAGCTGCTGCAAACGGCTCGAGAGGAGGGACACCCCCAGGTTGTCCTATCAGCCCAGTGCCACGCCATTAATTTCTACCAAAAGCTAGGCTTTCAGGAGGAAGGCAAAGTTTATCTAGAGGCGGGTATCAAACACATCAAAATGGTGAAGCCCCTGCGGGTTCCTGCCAAGCTGACCTACGTCGCTCAGCCCCCAGAAACTTGCTCTGCCCAGTGGCGAAATCGAATCTTGGCTGCCACATACAATGGAGCCTGA
- the thrC gene encoding threonine synthase — MSPSQAAVKFWPGLIEAYRPYLPVSETTPVVTLCEGNTPLIPAPSLMERIGRSVKVFVKYDGLNPTGSFKDRGMTMAVSKAKEIGAQAVICASTGNTSAAAAAYARRGGLRAFVLIPDGYVAVGKLAQALLYGAEILAIKGNFDTALNMVQDLAKSYPVNLVNSVNPYRLEGQKTAAFEIVDMLGDAPDWLCIPVGNAGNITAYWMGFCEYHQRGQSSRLPQMMGFQAAGAAPLVLGHKVSDPHTLATAIRIGNPASWDKAVAAKEASQGQFHAVTDEEILDAYRLLAAEEGIFCEPASAASVAGLLKVKDQVPAGATVVCVLTGNGLKDPDTAINHSQNQVKAGLEPDPVTLARAMGF; from the coding sequence TTGTCACCCTCCCAGGCTGCCGTAAAATTTTGGCCTGGCCTCATAGAAGCCTACCGGCCCTACCTGCCGGTTTCTGAAACCACGCCTGTCGTGACTCTGTGCGAAGGCAACACACCTCTGATTCCTGCACCCTCCCTAATGGAGCGCATTGGTCGCTCGGTCAAGGTATTTGTAAAGTACGACGGTCTCAACCCTACCGGCAGCTTTAAAGACCGGGGCATGACGATGGCCGTTTCTAAAGCTAAAGAAATAGGGGCTCAGGCTGTCATCTGTGCCAGCACCGGCAATACCTCAGCGGCGGCTGCGGCCTACGCTCGCCGGGGCGGCCTGCGTGCCTTTGTGCTCATTCCCGATGGCTATGTGGCGGTCGGCAAACTGGCTCAAGCCCTACTTTATGGGGCTGAAATCCTGGCGATTAAGGGCAATTTTGATACAGCGCTAAATATGGTGCAGGATCTGGCCAAAAGCTACCCGGTCAACCTGGTCAACTCAGTCAATCCCTACCGGCTAGAAGGCCAAAAAACAGCCGCTTTTGAAATTGTTGACATGCTGGGCGATGCCCCCGACTGGCTTTGTATTCCGGTGGGCAATGCTGGCAATATTACCGCCTACTGGATGGGATTTTGCGAGTACCACCAGCGGGGTCAGTCAAGCCGCCTGCCTCAGATGATGGGCTTTCAAGCTGCCGGGGCAGCCCCGCTAGTACTCGGTCACAAGGTGAGCGATCCTCACACGCTGGCGACTGCTATTCGCATCGGCAACCCGGCCAGCTGGGATAAGGCGGTGGCGGCCAAGGAAGCCAGTCAGGGCCAGTTCCATGCCGTTACGGATGAAGAAATTCTTGATGCCTACCGGCTACTGGCGGCAGAAGAGGGGATTTTCTGTGAGCCTGCTAGCGCTGCTTCGGTCGCTGGGCTGCTCAAGGTTAAAGATCAGGTGCCAGCTGGGGCAACCGTAGTTTGTGTGTTGACCGGCAATGGTTTAAAGGACCCTGATACGGCCATTAATCACAGTCAAAACCAGGTTAAGGCAGGACTAGAGCCCGACCCTGTGACTCTGGCCCGAGCAATGGGTTTCTAG
- a CDS encoding site-2 protease family protein, giving the protein MLLIWLLLLSVFTYFVVKRSVANITRTPTWLLWLVMMLPAFTLAGWMVVRGRDEPAPAGLLLILFVVCPLLYWFLIQWGRIPLPKTAASQEDPAATATSALSNIPKPLLRPINKEEESALQHCFPWTVYYLQNIEYRPQAMICRGQLRTSPTVAYQTVSENVQERFGNRFLVVFQEGGQGKPFFALVPNPQGQSDSATSNKKLTRPAIALGLLVTTLFTTTWVGTFIAGVTDEQLQGNPRLLAQGLAYAFSLLFILGCHEMGHYLVARRHQIKATLPYFIPVPFFLGTFGAFIQMRSPVPNRRALFDVGIAGPLSGLIVTLPLLLWGLAHSELVPLPETASLLNFEAMDPRTSVLLALLSKLALGGALTAETAVHLHPVAISGCLGLVVTALNLMPVGQLDGGHLVHAMYGQRMGAIIGQITRILVLFLVAVHPELLLWAILLFFIPAVDEPALNDVSELDNRRDALGLATLALLVMIVLPLPPLLSQLLF; this is encoded by the coding sequence ATGTTGCTCATCTGGCTGCTCTTACTGAGCGTTTTTACCTATTTCGTGGTGAAGCGTAGCGTCGCTAACATCACCCGAACGCCGACCTGGCTGCTGTGGCTGGTAATGATGCTGCCCGCCTTTACCCTGGCAGGGTGGATGGTGGTTCGGGGTAGAGATGAACCTGCTCCTGCAGGGTTGCTGCTGATTTTGTTTGTAGTCTGTCCGCTGCTTTACTGGTTTTTAATCCAGTGGGGCCGCATTCCCCTACCCAAGACGGCTGCTTCTCAAGAAGACCCAGCGGCAACCGCCACCTCCGCTTTATCCAATATCCCCAAACCGCTTCTGCGCCCTATCAACAAGGAAGAAGAGAGTGCTCTACAGCACTGCTTCCCCTGGACAGTGTATTACCTTCAGAACATTGAGTACCGACCTCAAGCCATGATCTGCCGAGGGCAGCTGCGAACATCGCCCACAGTGGCTTATCAGACTGTGAGCGAGAACGTTCAGGAGCGGTTTGGAAATCGATTTTTGGTGGTGTTTCAGGAGGGCGGTCAGGGCAAGCCTTTTTTCGCGCTAGTGCCCAATCCTCAAGGGCAAAGTGACTCAGCGACCTCAAATAAAAAGCTTACCCGGCCTGCTATTGCGTTAGGGCTGCTGGTCACTACTCTATTTACGACTACCTGGGTAGGCACCTTTATTGCGGGCGTTACCGATGAGCAGCTGCAGGGCAATCCCCGGCTCCTAGCTCAGGGCTTGGCCTACGCCTTCTCACTGCTGTTTATTCTGGGGTGCCACGAGATGGGGCACTACCTGGTAGCCCGTCGCCACCAGATTAAGGCCACTCTGCCTTATTTCATTCCGGTGCCGTTCTTTCTCGGCACGTTTGGGGCGTTTATTCAGATGCGCTCTCCGGTGCCTAATCGGCGGGCTCTCTTTGATGTCGGCATTGCCGGACCGCTGAGCGGCCTGATAGTGACTTTGCCGCTGCTGCTGTGGGGGCTAGCCCATTCAGAGCTGGTGCCTCTGCCAGAGACGGCCAGCTTGCTGAACTTTGAGGCAATGGATCCGCGAACCTCGGTGCTGTTAGCGCTGCTGAGTAAGCTGGCGCTAGGGGGAGCTTTGACGGCGGAAACGGCAGTTCATCTTCATCCGGTAGCGATTTCGGGCTGCCTGGGGCTGGTAGTCACTGCGCTTAACCTGATGCCGGTGGGGCAGCTAGATGGAGGGCACTTGGTACATGCTATGTATGGTCAACGAATGGGGGCCATCATTGGGCAAATTACTCGCATTTTGGTGCTGTTCCTGGTAGCGGTGCATCCGGAACTGCTGCTGTGGGCAATCCTACTGTTTTTTATTCCGGCTGTAGATGAACCTGCTTTGAATGATGTCAGTGAGCTGGATAATCGGCGGGATGCGCTGGGGTTAGCAACGTTGGCGCTGCTGGTGATGATTGTGTTGCCATTACCCCCGCTGTTGAGTCAGCTTCTGTTTTAG
- a CDS encoding MBL fold metallo-hydrolase translates to MNPPTKPPVNAKLPRPVFDTVFAFSPNRDTLGGTAYLIVEKDAAGAPANLLIDAPAWDESTRDFLAQQGGVRWLLITHRGAIGKARALQAELGCEVVVQEQEAYLLPETPVTPFQWEHVFTDRCRALWTPGHSPGSACLYYEAEGGILFTGRHLLPDQQGRPVPLRFSKTFHWPRQLQQVERLRQEFSADTLAFVCPGANTGFLRGERAIANAYEQLRSLDLAACRQAVPLL, encoded by the coding sequence ATGAACCCGCCGACGAAACCGCCGGTTAACGCCAAGCTTCCCCGTCCGGTCTTCGACACTGTGTTTGCCTTTTCGCCTAACAGAGACACCCTGGGAGGCACCGCTTATCTCATTGTAGAAAAGGATGCAGCAGGGGCTCCAGCCAATCTCCTGATTGATGCCCCTGCCTGGGATGAATCAACCCGTGACTTCCTGGCTCAGCAGGGTGGCGTGCGGTGGCTGCTGATCACCCATCGGGGAGCTATTGGTAAAGCCAGAGCCCTGCAGGCAGAGTTAGGTTGCGAGGTAGTGGTTCAAGAACAGGAAGCCTATCTGCTGCCAGAGACGCCGGTTACGCCCTTCCAGTGGGAGCACGTATTTACCGATCGCTGCCGAGCCTTGTGGACACCCGGGCACTCGCCGGGCTCCGCCTGCCTTTATTACGAGGCTGAGGGGGGAATCTTGTTTACGGGTCGCCACCTGCTTCCCGATCAGCAGGGTCGCCCAGTGCCTTTACGGTTTTCAAAAACCTTTCACTGGCCCCGCCAGCTACAGCAGGTTGAGCGGCTGCGCCAAGAATTTTCGGCAGATACGCTGGCCTTTGTGTGCCCCGGAGCCAACACTGGCTTTTTGCGCGGGGAGCGAGCTATTGCCAATGCCTATGAGCAATTGCGATCGCTAGATCTAGCAGCCTGCCGTCAGGCGGTGCCGCTGCTGTAA
- a CDS encoding HD domain-containing protein: MSRKSTRSYHDPLHGAITLDGDDPTEALLIRLIDTPPFQRLRRIRQLGPASLTFHGAESSRFTHSLGVMAVTRRAFDRLAQQHPELRSHRAPILCAALLHDIGHGPFSHTAEEIFGIHHEYWTRRIVREVPTIRTLLDGVSPQLWEAIDQIYTHQHPIPCAWQLVSSQLDCDRLDYLLRDSYFTGASYGRLDLDRILMALEYEPQSQQLVVAHKGLAAIEHYLVVRYFMYAQVYNHPKNLSATWVLEQAFIRARTLLQQGTLWADDTVTAWMTQAEETLPLETYLAGNDVVFGYHLEQWRSHPDPLLADLCRRFLDRDLLKVIELTELSEEQQSQFLELLQPQLAALDLDSACYSGLRHIWSRGYTLYQRGIKLHRGDQLQDIKQVSPLVQTLAQPVERIWLLYPREVTAWVRQTWENYSSGTA, translated from the coding sequence GTGTCTCGTAAGTCGACCCGTTCTTACCACGACCCGCTCCACGGAGCTATCACGCTCGATGGAGATGACCCTACAGAGGCCCTGCTGATTCGCCTAATTGATACGCCGCCCTTCCAACGGCTGCGGCGAATCCGGCAACTGGGTCCGGCCAGCCTCACCTTTCATGGTGCCGAGAGCTCGCGCTTTACCCACTCGCTAGGGGTAATGGCGGTGACTCGGCGGGCCTTTGATCGGCTGGCGCAGCAGCATCCGGAGTTGCGATCGCACCGCGCCCCCATTCTCTGTGCCGCCCTGCTCCACGACATCGGCCACGGCCCTTTCAGCCACACCGCTGAGGAAATCTTCGGCATTCACCACGAGTACTGGACCCGCCGGATTGTGCGAGAGGTGCCCACAATTCGCACCCTGCTAGACGGTGTATCGCCCCAGCTATGGGAGGCTATCGACCAGATATACACCCACCAGCACCCAATACCCTGTGCCTGGCAGCTTGTCTCTAGCCAGCTAGATTGCGATCGCCTAGACTACCTGCTGCGCGACAGCTACTTCACAGGGGCCAGCTACGGACGGTTAGATCTCGATCGCATTCTCATGGCCCTAGAATACGAACCCCAGAGCCAGCAGCTGGTTGTGGCCCATAAGGGACTGGCCGCGATTGAGCATTACCTGGTGGTTCGCTACTTCATGTATGCCCAGGTCTACAACCACCCTAAGAACCTCTCGGCCACCTGGGTGCTAGAGCAGGCTTTCATTCGCGCCCGCACCCTGCTGCAGCAAGGCACCCTTTGGGCCGACGACACCGTAACCGCCTGGATGACACAGGCCGAAGAGACGCTGCCCCTAGAAACGTATCTGGCCGGTAACGACGTGGTGTTTGGCTATCACCTAGAGCAGTGGCGATCTCACCCAGATCCACTGCTGGCTGACCTCTGCCGCCGCTTTTTAGACCGAGATCTGCTCAAAGTTATTGAGTTGACTGAGCTAAGCGAGGAGCAGCAGAGCCAATTTCTAGAATTGCTCCAGCCGCAGCTGGCTGCTTTAGACCTAGACAGCGCCTGCTACAGCGGCCTGCGGCACATCTGGAGTCGGGGATATACCCTCTACCAGCGGGGCATTAAGCTGCATCGAGGCGATCAGCTGCAGGACATCAAGCAGGTGTCGCCGCTGGTGCAGACTCTGGCTCAACCCGTTGAGCGGATCTGGCTGCTCTACCCCCGCGAGGTAACCGCCTGGGTGCGCCAAACTTGGGAGAATTACAGCAGCGGCACCGCCTGA
- the ctpA gene encoding carboxyl-terminal processing protease CtpA, translated as MRARLRTVIFGLVLLGFLWLGVGHGPAWALTDEQNLVSEVWRIVNRAYLDETFNHQNWWFIRQRALKQSLNDRDTTYTTIQGMLAVLEDPYTRLLRPEQYRSLQTSTSGELTGVGLQITKGEADNALSVIAPIEGSPAEQAGIQPKDRVLKIEGTDTHQLTLDEAANRMRGPAGTKVTLTLERTDTAEPFEVTLVRDRITLNPVSADLRATPEGLKVGYLRLSQFNANASSELSAAIKRLEKDGADAYILDLRNNPGGLLQAGIEIARLWLDEGTIVYTVSRQGILDSFEAHGPALTEDPLVVLVNEGTASASEILAGALQDNGRAQLVGTVTFGKGLIQSLFDLSDGAGLAVTVAKYETPDHHDINRLGITPDQVVEVKPLGRETFGTGEDPQYQAALELLGSAAVIAGVS; from the coding sequence ATGAGAGCACGTTTACGAACCGTTATTTTTGGTCTGGTGCTGTTAGGGTTCTTGTGGCTTGGCGTTGGCCACGGGCCAGCTTGGGCCTTAACGGATGAGCAAAACCTGGTATCTGAGGTCTGGCGCATTGTCAATCGCGCCTACCTAGATGAAACGTTTAACCACCAAAACTGGTGGTTTATCCGGCAGCGCGCCTTGAAACAGTCCTTGAATGACCGAGATACGACCTACACCACTATTCAGGGCATGTTGGCGGTTCTGGAAGATCCCTATACCCGGCTGCTGCGGCCAGAGCAGTACCGCAGCCTGCAAACCAGCACCTCGGGTGAACTGACTGGGGTGGGTCTGCAGATCACTAAGGGAGAGGCCGACAACGCGCTGAGCGTGATTGCACCGATTGAGGGGTCTCCAGCAGAGCAGGCTGGCATTCAGCCTAAGGATCGGGTGCTCAAGATTGAGGGCACAGACACCCACCAGCTGACTTTAGATGAAGCGGCTAACCGCATGCGAGGCCCAGCTGGCACCAAGGTTACCCTCACCCTTGAGCGCACCGATACGGCAGAGCCATTTGAGGTTACCTTGGTGCGCGATCGCATCACGCTCAATCCGGTTTCAGCTGATTTGCGGGCCACGCCGGAGGGTCTCAAGGTGGGCTACCTGCGGCTGAGCCAGTTCAATGCCAACGCCAGCAGCGAGCTGTCGGCTGCCATTAAGCGGCTGGAAAAAGACGGGGCAGACGCCTACATCCTAGATTTGCGCAACAACCCTGGCGGGCTGCTGCAGGCCGGAATTGAGATCGCTCGGCTCTGGCTGGATGAAGGCACGATTGTTTACACGGTCAGCCGCCAGGGCATTTTAGATAGCTTTGAGGCCCACGGCCCTGCGCTAACTGAAGACCCGCTAGTGGTGTTGGTCAATGAAGGCACTGCCAGCGCCAGCGAGATTTTGGCCGGGGCGCTACAGGACAATGGCCGAGCCCAGCTGGTGGGAACGGTTACCTTTGGCAAGGGGCTAATTCAGTCGCTGTTTGATCTCTCCGATGGGGCTGGGCTGGCAGTGACGGTGGCCAAGTACGAAACTCCCGACCACCATGACATCAACCGCCTAGGCATTACCCCCGACCAGGTTGTCGAAGTCAAGCCGCTGGGCCGAGAAACCTTCGGAACTGGGGAAGACCCTCAGTATCAGGCAGCGTTGGAGCTGCTGGGCAGTGCTGCGGTGATTGCGGGTGTCTCGTAA
- the petB gene encoding cytochrome b6: MFTKQVTDSKTFKWFNERLEIQALADDISSKYVPPHVNIFYCLGGITLTCFLIQFATGFAMTFYYKPTVTDAFSSVQYLMTEVNFGWLIRSIHRWSASMMVLMMILHVFRVYLTGGFKKPRELTWITGVVLAVITVSFGVTGYSLPWDQVGYWAVKIVSGVPGAIPVVGTSIVELMRGGDAVGQATLTRFYSLHTFVLPWAIAVFMLLHFLMIRKQGISGPL, encoded by the coding sequence ATGTTTACCAAGCAAGTTACAGACTCCAAAACCTTTAAGTGGTTTAACGAGCGGCTGGAGATTCAGGCCCTTGCCGACGATATATCCAGCAAGTACGTGCCCCCTCACGTCAACATCTTCTACTGCCTGGGGGGCATTACCCTGACCTGCTTCCTGATCCAGTTCGCCACTGGATTTGCCATGACCTTCTACTACAAGCCAACCGTTACCGATGCCTTTAGCTCGGTGCAGTACCTCATGACCGAGGTCAACTTCGGCTGGCTGATTCGCTCCATTCACCGCTGGTCTGCCAGCATGATGGTGCTGATGATGATCCTCCACGTCTTCCGGGTCTATCTAACCGGCGGCTTCAAGAAGCCCCGTGAGCTGACCTGGATCACAGGCGTGGTGCTGGCGGTTATTACGGTTTCGTTTGGTGTGACTGGCTACTCTCTGCCCTGGGATCAGGTGGGATACTGGGCTGTAAAAATCGTGTCTGGTGTACCCGGTGCGATTCCCGTTGTGGGCACCAGCATTGTTGAGCTGATGCGGGGTGGAGATGCTGTTGGTCAGGCGACTCTGACTCGCTTCTACAGCCTTCACACGTTCGTTCTGCCTTGGGCGATTGCGGTCTTCATGCTGCTTCACTTCCTGATGATCCGCAAGCAAGGCATCTCCGGCCCCTTGTAA
- the petD gene encoding cytochrome b6-f complex subunit IV, with protein sequence MATIKKPDLSDPQLREKLMQGMGHNYYGEPAWPNDLLYIFPVVILGTIALCVGLAVLDPAMVGEPADPFATPLEILPEWYLYPTFQILRIVPNKLLGIGAMTAIPLGLMLVPFIENVNKFQNPFRRPVATTLFLIGTLATLWLGIGATFPIDKSLTLGLF encoded by the coding sequence ATGGCAACGATTAAGAAGCCGGATCTGAGCGATCCCCAGCTTAGAGAAAAGTTGATGCAAGGCATGGGCCATAACTACTATGGTGAGCCCGCCTGGCCCAACGATTTGCTCTACATTTTCCCCGTTGTAATTCTGGGAACCATTGCCCTATGTGTTGGGCTAGCGGTTCTAGATCCCGCAATGGTAGGTGAGCCCGCTGACCCCTTCGCTACCCCGCTGGAAATTCTGCCTGAGTGGTATCTCTACCCGACTTTCCAGATTTTGCGAATCGTGCCCAACAAGCTTCTGGGGATTGGCGCGATGACCGCAATTCCTTTGGGCCTGATGCTCGTTCCCTTCATTGAGAACGTCAATAAGTTCCAAAATCCTTTCCGTCGGCCTGTAGCGACGACCTTGTTTCTCATTGGCACTCTAGCCACCCTATGGCTAGGGATCGGTGCGACTTTCCCCATCGATAAGTCTCTGACGTTGGGCCTGTTTTAG
- a CDS encoding ATP-binding protein, with protein MKQEHLVVSSRLDVLNQVQYWFKDVCHSSDTDTTWVSNYVDRLTIALTEGFTNAVRHAHAELPPDTTIDIDLSFGRDRIEIRIWDHGQPFNPEELQEPEPGALLDGGYGWFLLRRLADRVTYQRVKDGRNCLSIVQYGT; from the coding sequence GTGAAGCAAGAACATTTGGTCGTTTCTAGTCGTTTAGATGTGCTTAACCAGGTGCAGTACTGGTTTAAAGACGTCTGTCATTCTTCAGATACGGATACAACTTGGGTTAGCAATTATGTGGACCGGTTAACCATTGCGTTAACTGAGGGGTTTACGAATGCTGTGCGCCACGCTCATGCGGAACTGCCCCCAGATACCACGATTGATATTGACCTGTCTTTTGGCCGCGATCGCATCGAGATTCGCATTTGGGATCACGGCCAGCCCTTCAACCCCGAAGAGCTGCAAGAGCCTGAACCTGGAGCATTGCTAGATGGGGGCTATGGCTGGTTTTTGCTGCGACGGCTGGCTGACCGAGTAACCTATCAGCGGGTCAAAGATGGCCGCAACTGTCTCTCTATTGTTCAATATGGCACTTGA
- a CDS encoding glycosyltransferase, which produces MKSRHSVRSQPAATFVFLEVFSCEGGIQSYVKDVLGAYLQQPDPPVSDVFLLRDGSACNNPLEGSALRFHYLASPVAQVGRIRLAVALTLHLWRQRPQQVICGHVLLTPLVHQLCRLLGLPHTVMTYGKEVWFPLPDRERRALQQAQAIWCISRYSRDLACAANKLNPKQMHLLPCVVDGAVFTPGPPVPELVQQYGLQGCKVLMTVARLWAGDIYKGVDVTIRALPAIAATIPTVKYLIIGRGDDQPRLAQLAQDLGIADRVVFAGFVPTAQLPDHYRLADAYVMPSQEGFGIVYLEAMACGIPVLAGDADGSADPLQDGRLGWRVPHRDPQAVARACIEILEGEDPRCRGEWLRQETLTHFSPEALAAQLHQLLQPANFKAEGNQDAKLQ; this is translated from the coding sequence GTGAAATCTCGGCATTCTGTGCGATCGCAACCTGCAGCCACCTTTGTCTTTCTAGAGGTCTTTTCCTGCGAAGGCGGGATTCAATCCTACGTCAAGGACGTCTTGGGGGCCTACCTACAGCAGCCAGATCCGCCTGTTTCCGACGTTTTTTTACTGCGAGATGGGTCAGCCTGCAATAACCCACTAGAAGGCAGCGCCCTGAGGTTTCACTACCTAGCTTCACCCGTAGCCCAGGTAGGCCGTATTCGTCTGGCAGTAGCCCTTACCCTGCATTTGTGGCGGCAGCGGCCTCAGCAAGTCATCTGTGGTCATGTGCTTTTGACTCCGCTAGTCCATCAACTGTGCCGTCTGTTGGGCCTGCCACATACGGTCATGACCTATGGCAAGGAGGTTTGGTTCCCGCTGCCTGACAGAGAACGGCGGGCCCTGCAGCAGGCTCAAGCTATCTGGTGCATCAGCCGCTACAGCCGCGACCTAGCCTGTGCCGCCAACAAACTGAATCCTAAGCAGATGCATTTGCTGCCCTGTGTGGTGGATGGCGCTGTTTTCACACCTGGCCCACCCGTGCCAGAGCTGGTGCAGCAATACGGTTTACAGGGTTGTAAGGTGCTCATGACTGTGGCTCGGCTCTGGGCCGGGGATATTTATAAAGGCGTCGACGTGACGATTCGGGCACTACCTGCGATCGCAGCGACTATTCCTACAGTCAAGTATTTAATTATCGGTCGGGGAGACGATCAGCCCCGACTAGCGCAGTTGGCTCAAGACTTAGGCATTGCGGATCGGGTCGTGTTTGCTGGATTTGTGCCCACTGCCCAGCTGCCTGACCACTACCGACTAGCTGATGCTTACGTTATGCCGTCCCAGGAAGGCTTTGGTATTGTTTACCTAGAGGCGATGGCCTGCGGCATTCCGGTGCTGGCTGGCGATGCCGATGGCTCCGCTGACCCTCTGCAGGATGGCCGCCTGGGTTGGCGGGTGCCACACCGAGACCCACAGGCCGTAGCGAGAGCCTGTATTGAAATCCTAGAAGGAGAAGACCCTCGCTGTCGGGGTGAGTGGCTGCGGCAGGAAACCCTGACCCACTTCAGCCCAGAAGCGCTGGCTGCCCAACTACATCAGCTATTGCAGCCCGCTAACTTCAAGGCGGAGGGGAACCAAGACGCAAAGCTACAATAG